In Amycolatopsis methanolica 239, a single genomic region encodes these proteins:
- the whiA gene encoding DNA-binding protein WhiA → MAMTAAVKDELSRLQITKIGPRRSEVASMLRFAGGLHIVGGRVVVEAELDTGSVARRLRKEIHELYGHHSDVHVLSAGGLRKTTRYIVRVVQDGESLARQTGLIDQRGRPVRGLPAAVVSGGIADAEAAWRGAFLAHGSLTEPGRSSSLEVTCPGPEAALALVGAARRMGIQAKSREVRGADRVVVRDGDAIGALLTRLGAHASVLQWEERRMRREVRATANRLANFDDANLRRSARAAVAAAARVERALDILADSAPEHLLAAGRLRLDNRQASLEELGQLADPPMTKDAVAGRIRRLLAMADKRAKELNIPDTESAVTPEMLEEESV, encoded by the coding sequence ATGGCGATGACCGCCGCCGTGAAGGACGAGCTCAGCAGGCTGCAGATCACGAAGATCGGGCCGCGCCGGTCCGAAGTCGCGTCGATGCTGCGCTTCGCTGGTGGCTTGCACATCGTGGGGGGACGGGTGGTGGTGGAGGCCGAGCTCGACACGGGTTCGGTCGCTCGGCGCCTGCGCAAGGAGATCCACGAGCTGTACGGCCACCATTCGGACGTGCACGTGCTGTCCGCGGGCGGGCTGCGGAAGACGACGAGGTACATCGTCCGGGTGGTTCAGGACGGGGAGAGCCTGGCGCGGCAGACGGGCCTGATCGACCAGCGGGGCCGCCCGGTGCGGGGCCTGCCCGCCGCGGTGGTGTCCGGCGGGATCGCCGACGCCGAGGCCGCGTGGCGAGGCGCGTTCCTGGCGCACGGTTCGCTGACCGAGCCCGGCCGGTCGTCTTCGCTGGAGGTCACCTGCCCCGGCCCGGAGGCGGCGCTGGCGTTGGTGGGGGCCGCCCGGCGGATGGGCATCCAGGCCAAGTCGAGGGAGGTGCGGGGAGCCGACCGGGTGGTGGTCCGCGACGGCGACGCGATCGGCGCCCTGCTGACCAGGCTGGGCGCCCACGCGAGCGTTCTGCAGTGGGAAGAGCGCCGGATGCGCCGCGAGGTCCGGGCGACGGCCAACCGCCTGGCCAACTTCGACGACGCGAACCTGCGCCGCAGCGCGCGAGCAGCCGTCGCGGCGGCCGCCCGGGTGGAGCGAGCGCTGGACATCCTGGCCGACAGCGCACCCGAACACCTGCTCGCCGCCGGACGGTTGAGGCTGGACAACCGGCAGGCGTCGCTGGAGGAGCTGGGCCAGCTGGCCGACCCCCCGATGACGAAGGACGCGGTGGCCGGCCGGATCAGGCGCCTGCTCGCGATGGCCGACAAGCGGGCGAAGGAACTGAACATCCCCGACACCGAAAGCGCAGTAACCCCGGAGATGCTCGAAGAGGAAAGCGTTTAA
- a CDS encoding gluconeogenesis factor YvcK family protein, whose translation MRAVALGGGHGLHATLTALRRLTPDVTAVVTVADDGGSSGRLRRELGLLPPGDLRQALAALAVAEKGESLWAEVFQHRFGGSGALTGHAVGNLVLAGLFEVLGDPVAALDEARRLLGVSGRVLPMSPEPLEIEAEVSGLDDDGTLRRIRGQVAVASTPGRVERITLRTPRRPGGVPAACDEAVQAVLDAEAVFLGPGSWFSSVIPHLMVPGLHDALLRTEATKIVVLNLVPQPGETAGFSPERHLDVLFQHAPGLRVDAVIADRDSVPSPARLRDAAAGLGAKALLADVADPGREGVHDPDALASCVREALGLSETEGRKG comes from the coding sequence TTGCGCGCCGTCGCGCTGGGTGGTGGACACGGGCTGCACGCGACGCTGACCGCGTTGCGGCGGCTGACCCCGGACGTGACCGCGGTGGTCACGGTCGCCGACGACGGTGGTTCGTCGGGCAGGTTGCGGCGTGAGCTGGGTCTGTTGCCGCCGGGGGACCTGCGGCAGGCGCTGGCCGCGCTGGCGGTCGCCGAGAAGGGCGAGTCGCTGTGGGCGGAGGTGTTCCAGCACCGCTTCGGCGGCAGCGGCGCCCTCACCGGGCACGCGGTCGGTAACCTGGTGCTGGCCGGGTTGTTCGAGGTGCTGGGCGATCCGGTGGCCGCACTGGACGAGGCGCGGCGGCTGCTGGGGGTGTCCGGGCGGGTGCTGCCGATGTCGCCGGAGCCGCTGGAGATCGAGGCGGAGGTGTCCGGCCTCGACGACGACGGGACGCTGCGCCGGATCCGCGGCCAGGTCGCGGTGGCGAGCACGCCGGGCCGGGTGGAGCGGATCACGCTGCGCACGCCGCGGCGGCCGGGCGGGGTGCCCGCCGCGTGCGACGAGGCGGTGCAGGCCGTCCTGGACGCCGAGGCGGTGTTCCTGGGGCCGGGGTCGTGGTTTTCGAGCGTCATCCCGCACCTGATGGTGCCCGGGTTGCACGACGCGCTGCTGCGCACCGAGGCGACGAAGATCGTGGTCCTGAACCTCGTCCCTCAGCCGGGTGAGACGGCGGGGTTCTCACCCGAACGGCACTTGGACGTACTCTTCCAGCACGCGCCCGGGCTGCGGGTGGACGCGGTGATCGCCGACCGGGATTCGGTGCCGTCACCGGCCCGCCTGCGGGACGCGGCGGCGGGACTGGGGGCCAAGGCGCTTCTGGCGGACGTGGCGGACCCTGGTCGCGAGGGTGTGCACGATCCGGATGCGCTGGCGAGCTGTGTGCGGGAAGCTCTCGGTCTCAGCGAGACCGAGGGCCGGAAAGGGTAG
- the rapZ gene encoding RNase adapter RapZ: MEVAVVTGLSGAGRSTAAKCLEDLGWFVVDNLPPELIATMVELGAQARGAITKVAVVMDVRSRAFTDDLSSIIKDLDARGYKPRVLFLEATDAVLVRRFEQVRRGHPLQGDGRLIDGITAERQMLAPLREEADLVLETSALSVHDLRAKIEDAFGTESATQTRVTVLSFGYKYGLPMDADLVMDVRFLPNPFWIPELRDHTGLDAEVRNYVLSQEGAEEFLDRYHQLLRLIGAGYRREGKRYLTLAVGCTGGKHRSVAISEELSRLLSNEDGMAVKVIHRDLGRE, translated from the coding sequence ATGGAGGTCGCGGTGGTGACCGGCCTGTCCGGCGCCGGCCGCAGCACGGCCGCGAAGTGCCTGGAGGATCTGGGCTGGTTCGTGGTGGACAACCTGCCACCCGAGCTGATCGCGACCATGGTCGAGCTGGGGGCGCAGGCCCGTGGCGCGATCACGAAGGTGGCCGTCGTGATGGACGTGCGCTCGCGCGCGTTCACCGACGACCTGTCCTCGATCATCAAGGACCTCGACGCGCGTGGCTACAAGCCGCGGGTGCTGTTCCTGGAGGCCACCGACGCGGTGCTGGTGCGCCGGTTCGAGCAGGTGCGCCGCGGCCACCCGCTGCAGGGCGACGGCCGTCTGATCGACGGCATCACCGCCGAACGGCAGATGCTCGCGCCGCTGCGCGAGGAGGCCGACCTGGTGCTGGAGACCTCCGCGCTGTCGGTGCACGACCTGCGCGCGAAGATCGAGGACGCGTTCGGCACCGAGTCGGCGACGCAGACGCGGGTCACTGTGCTGTCCTTCGGCTACAAGTACGGCCTGCCGATGGACGCCGACCTGGTGATGGACGTGCGGTTCCTGCCGAACCCGTTCTGGATCCCGGAGCTGCGCGACCACACCGGGCTGGACGCGGAGGTGCGCAACTACGTGCTTTCGCAGGAGGGCGCGGAGGAGTTCCTCGACCGCTACCACCAGCTGCTGCGCCTGATCGGCGCCGGCTACCGGCGGGAGGGCAAGCGGTACCTGACGCTGGCCGTGGGCTGTACCGGCGGGAAGCACCGGAGTGTCGCGATCTCCGAGGAGCTGTCCCGGCTGCTGTCCAATGAGGACGGTATGGCGGTGAAGGTCATCCACCGGGACCTGGGACGCGAGTGA
- the uvrC gene encoding excinuclease ABC subunit UvrC, with product MADPSTYRPSPGSIPEEPGVYKFRDATKRVIYVGKAKSLRSRLNSYFADLSGLHPRTRQMVTTAASVEWTVVSTEVEALQLEYNWIKEFDPRFNVRYRDDKSYPVLAVTLHEEFPRLHVYRGPRKKGVRYFGPYAHAWAIRETLDLLLRVFPARTCSNGVFRRHGQIGRPCLLGYIDKCSAPCVGRVTQETHRGIVDDFCDFLSGRTDAMVRKLERDMAEAAENLEFEKAARLRDDIGALRRAMEKQAVVLGDGTDADLVAFAHDELEAAVQVFHVRGGRVRGQRGWVIDKADEMGVPELVEQFLTQFYGEQVELAEQGTDLGTPVPREVLVPELPEDAEAMTEWLSGLRGSRVQLRVPQRGDKRALAETVERNAQEAFQQHKLRRAGDLTARSAALAELQEHLGLDSAPLRIECVDISHTQGTDVVASLVVFEDGVARKSEYRRFALREAATEGDVAAIAEVVRRRFARYQTETQEGLAGEKPGIDPETGRPRKFAYPPNLLVVDGAGPQATAAADVLAEMGITDIAVVGLAKRLEEVWLPGDPDPVILPRTSEALYLLQRVRDEAHRFAITYHRQKRAKHVQVSALDGVPGLGQARRAALIKHFGSVKRLKEAGVDEIAQVPGVGKRTAEAIFAALASLGESEKK from the coding sequence GTGGCTGACCCGTCCACCTACCGTCCCTCGCCGGGGAGCATCCCGGAAGAGCCCGGCGTCTACAAGTTCCGCGACGCGACCAAGCGGGTCATCTACGTCGGCAAGGCCAAGAGCCTGCGCAGCAGGCTGAACTCCTACTTCGCCGACCTGTCCGGGCTGCACCCGCGCACCCGGCAGATGGTGACCACCGCGGCCAGCGTGGAGTGGACCGTGGTCTCCACCGAGGTCGAGGCCCTCCAGCTCGAGTACAACTGGATCAAGGAGTTCGACCCACGGTTCAACGTCCGCTACCGCGACGACAAGTCGTACCCGGTGCTGGCGGTGACCCTGCACGAGGAGTTCCCGCGGCTGCACGTCTACCGCGGCCCGCGCAAGAAGGGCGTGCGGTACTTCGGCCCGTACGCGCACGCGTGGGCGATCCGCGAGACGCTCGACCTGCTGCTGCGCGTGTTCCCGGCGCGCACCTGCTCCAACGGCGTGTTCCGCCGTCACGGCCAGATCGGCCGCCCGTGCCTGCTCGGCTACATCGACAAGTGCTCCGCCCCGTGCGTCGGCCGCGTCACCCAGGAGACGCATCGCGGCATTGTTGATGACTTCTGCGACTTCCTCTCCGGGCGTACCGACGCGATGGTGCGCAAGCTGGAGCGGGACATGGCTGAGGCGGCCGAGAACCTGGAGTTCGAGAAGGCCGCCCGCCTGCGCGACGACATCGGCGCGCTGCGGCGGGCGATGGAGAAGCAGGCCGTGGTGCTCGGCGACGGCACGGACGCCGACCTGGTCGCCTTCGCCCACGACGAGCTGGAGGCCGCCGTCCAGGTCTTCCACGTGCGTGGCGGCCGGGTGCGCGGCCAGCGCGGCTGGGTGATCGACAAGGCCGACGAGATGGGCGTGCCCGAGCTGGTCGAGCAGTTCCTCACCCAGTTCTACGGCGAGCAGGTCGAGCTGGCCGAGCAGGGCACCGACCTCGGCACGCCGGTGCCGCGCGAGGTGCTGGTGCCGGAGCTGCCCGAGGACGCCGAGGCGATGACGGAGTGGCTGTCCGGGCTGCGCGGCTCCCGGGTGCAGCTGCGGGTGCCGCAGCGCGGCGACAAGCGCGCGCTCGCCGAGACGGTGGAGCGCAACGCGCAGGAGGCGTTCCAGCAGCACAAGCTGCGCCGCGCGGGCGACCTGACCGCGCGGTCGGCCGCGCTGGCCGAGCTGCAGGAGCACCTGGGCCTGGACAGCGCGCCGCTGCGCATCGAGTGCGTCGACATCAGCCACACGCAGGGCACCGACGTGGTGGCCTCGCTGGTGGTGTTCGAGGACGGCGTGGCGCGCAAGTCGGAGTACCGCCGGTTCGCGCTGCGGGAGGCCGCCACCGAGGGGGATGTCGCCGCCATCGCCGAGGTGGTGCGGCGGCGGTTCGCTCGATACCAGACCGAAACCCAGGAAGGCCTGGCGGGCGAGAAGCCGGGCATCGACCCGGAGACCGGGCGTCCGCGCAAGTTCGCCTACCCGCCGAACCTGCTCGTGGTCGACGGCGCGGGCCCGCAGGCGACGGCGGCGGCGGACGTGCTGGCGGAGATGGGCATCACCGACATCGCCGTGGTCGGCCTGGCGAAGCGGCTGGAGGAGGTGTGGCTGCCCGGCGACCCGGACCCGGTGATCCTGCCGCGCACCTCCGAGGCCCTGTACCTGCTGCAGCGGGTGCGGGACGAGGCGCACCGGTTCGCCATCACCTACCACCGGCAGAAGCGCGCCAAGCACGTTCAGGTGTCCGCTTTGGACGGTGTGCCGGGGCTGGGGCAGGCACGGCGGGCGGCGCTGATCAAGCACTTCGGCTCGGTGAAGCGGCTGAAGGAAGCAGGGGTGGACGAGATCGCGCAGGTGCCTGGCGTGGGGAAGCGCACGGCCGAGGCGATCTTCGCCGCGTTGGCCTCACTTGGGGAGTCGGAGAAGAAGTGA
- a CDS encoding exodeoxyribonuclease III, translating into MRIATWNVNSVTARLPKLLSWLEITQPDVVCLQELKCTTEAFPAEVAEAGYEVAAYGTGRWNGVAILSRVGLADVRRGLDGEPTFDDVSEPRAIGATCGGVRVWSVYVPNGREVAHPHYAYKLRWLSALRSTVAAEAGDDRPFAVLGDFNIAPTDADVWDITLFDGMTHVTEAERAALAALREAGLEEVLPRALKYDTPYTYWDYRQLAFPKNNGMRIDLVFGSAKFTGAVSDAYVDREARKGKGTSDHAPVVVDLTV; encoded by the coding sequence ATGCGCATCGCCACCTGGAACGTCAACTCCGTCACCGCGCGGCTGCCGAAGCTGCTGTCCTGGCTCGAGATCACACAGCCGGACGTGGTGTGCCTGCAGGAGCTGAAGTGCACCACGGAGGCGTTCCCCGCCGAGGTGGCCGAGGCGGGCTACGAGGTCGCGGCGTACGGCACCGGCCGGTGGAACGGCGTGGCGATCCTGTCCCGGGTGGGGCTGGCGGACGTGCGGCGCGGCCTGGACGGCGAGCCGACGTTCGACGACGTCTCCGAGCCGCGCGCGATCGGCGCGACGTGCGGCGGGGTGCGGGTGTGGTCGGTGTACGTGCCCAACGGGCGGGAGGTGGCGCACCCGCACTACGCGTACAAGCTGCGGTGGCTTTCGGCGCTGCGTTCGACGGTGGCGGCCGAGGCTGGGGACGACCGGCCGTTCGCCGTGCTGGGCGACTTCAACATCGCGCCGACCGACGCCGACGTCTGGGACATCACGCTGTTCGACGGCATGACGCACGTGACCGAGGCCGAGCGGGCGGCGCTGGCGGCCCTGCGCGAGGCAGGCCTGGAGGAGGTCCTGCCGCGCGCCCTGAAGTACGACACGCCCTACACGTACTGGGACTACCGGCAGCTGGCGTTCCCGAAGAACAACGGGATGCGGATCGACCTGGTCTTCGGATCGGCGAAGTTCACCGGCGCGGTGAGCGACGCGTACGTGGACCGGGAGGCGCGCAAGGGCAAGGGCACCTCGGACCACGCCCCGGTGGTGGTCGACCTGACGGTCTGA
- a CDS encoding PH domain-containing protein has protein sequence MSAAVAEKSEAVVFRPHRATWMSAVLAVVLLAVFAVVAILLRGSDTGVIFQRSDQIAMVFIGLLLAGATMLFATPRVRADASGVQVRNVLVGRRFSWLEVLSVSFPDGASFARLELPEDEYYAMLAIQAVDRDRAVEAVRTLRRLHKEAWAAQD, from the coding sequence GTGAGCGCAGCCGTGGCGGAGAAGTCGGAGGCCGTGGTGTTCCGGCCGCACCGGGCGACGTGGATGTCGGCGGTGCTGGCGGTCGTGCTGCTGGCGGTGTTCGCGGTCGTGGCGATCCTGCTCCGCGGCTCGGACACCGGCGTGATCTTCCAGCGGTCCGACCAGATCGCCATGGTGTTCATCGGACTGCTGCTCGCCGGCGCGACGATGCTGTTCGCGACGCCCCGGGTGCGGGCGGACGCGTCGGGCGTGCAGGTGCGCAACGTGCTGGTGGGGCGCCGGTTCAGCTGGCTGGAGGTGCTGTCGGTGAGCTTCCCCGACGGCGCCTCGTTCGCCCGGCTGGAACTGCCGGAGGACGAGTACTACGCGATGCTCGCGATCCAGGCGGTCGACCGGGACCGCGCCGTCGAGGCGGTGCGCACGCTGCGCCGCCTGCACAAGGAAGCCTGGGCCGCGCAGGACTGA
- the ribH gene encoding 6,7-dimethyl-8-ribityllumazine synthase, with protein sequence MSGEGRPDVELDLSECENLRLGIVVTRWHAKITDALLENALKAVREAKLSEEPTVVRVAGAVELPVVAQALARTHDAVVALGVVIRGGTPHFEYVCDAVTAGLTRVALDEGTPVGNGVLTCDTEQQALDRSGLPGSKEDKGREATQAALDAAHVLRSLRQPWTDRKFV encoded by the coding sequence ATGAGTGGTGAAGGGCGGCCGGACGTCGAGCTCGACCTGAGCGAGTGCGAGAACTTGCGGCTGGGCATCGTGGTCACGCGGTGGCACGCGAAGATCACCGACGCCTTGCTGGAGAACGCGCTGAAGGCTGTGCGGGAGGCGAAGCTGTCGGAGGAGCCGACGGTGGTGCGTGTCGCCGGCGCGGTGGAGCTGCCGGTGGTGGCGCAGGCGCTGGCCCGCACGCACGACGCGGTGGTCGCGCTGGGCGTGGTCATTCGCGGCGGCACGCCGCACTTCGAGTACGTGTGCGACGCGGTGACGGCCGGCCTGACGCGGGTCGCGCTGGACGAGGGCACGCCCGTCGGCAACGGGGTGCTGACCTGCGACACCGAGCAGCAGGCGCTGGACCGCTCCGGCCTGCCCGGGTCGAAGGAGGACAAGGGCCGCGAGGCCACGCAGGCGGCACTGGACGCGGCGCACGTGCTGCGGTCGCTGCGGCAGCCGTGGACCGATCGGAAGTTCGTGTGA
- a CDS encoding bifunctional 3,4-dihydroxy-2-butanone-4-phosphate synthase/GTP cyclohydrolase II: MPVDVAGIEKAIADIAAGRPVVVVDDEDRENEGDLIFAAEKATPELLAFMVRYTSGYVCVALTEEDCNRLDLPPMYHTNQDQRGTAYTVTVDAAEGITTGISASDRAHTIRLLADPKSQAGDFRRPGHVVPLRAKEGGVLRRPGHTEASVDLARMAGLHPSGVLCEIVSQKDEGDMARRDELEVFASDHDLQIITIADLIAYRRRHEKQVERVAEARIPLEAGVFRAVGYDSLLDGIEHVAFVYGEVGDGEDILVRVHSECLTGDVFGSLRCDCGPQLDTALRIVADEGRGVVLYIRGHEGRGIGLLHKLQAYQLQDLGADTVDANLALGVPADARDYGTGAQILCDLGVRSMRLLTNNPAKRIGLEGYGLKVTGRVPLPISPNPENLRYLRTKRDRMGHDLSNLEEFDQVGADLEARNGNGAGQ; the protein is encoded by the coding sequence GTGCCGGTCGACGTCGCCGGCATCGAGAAGGCGATCGCGGACATCGCCGCCGGGCGGCCGGTGGTCGTCGTCGACGACGAGGACCGCGAGAACGAGGGCGACCTCATCTTCGCCGCCGAGAAGGCGACGCCGGAGCTGCTCGCCTTCATGGTGCGCTACACCTCGGGGTACGTCTGCGTGGCGCTCACCGAGGAGGACTGCAACCGGCTGGACCTCCCGCCGATGTACCACACGAACCAGGACCAGCGCGGCACCGCGTACACGGTCACGGTGGACGCGGCCGAGGGCATCACCACCGGCATCTCCGCCTCCGACCGGGCACACACGATCCGGCTGCTCGCCGACCCGAAGTCGCAGGCCGGCGACTTCCGGCGGCCGGGGCACGTGGTCCCGCTGCGCGCCAAGGAGGGCGGCGTGCTGCGCCGCCCCGGGCACACCGAGGCCTCGGTCGACCTGGCCCGCATGGCCGGGCTGCACCCGTCGGGCGTGCTGTGCGAGATCGTCTCCCAGAAGGACGAGGGGGACATGGCGCGCCGGGACGAGCTGGAGGTGTTCGCCTCCGACCACGACCTGCAGATCATCACGATCGCCGACCTGATCGCCTACCGGCGCCGCCACGAGAAGCAGGTCGAGCGGGTCGCCGAGGCGCGCATCCCGCTCGAGGCCGGCGTGTTCCGCGCGGTCGGCTACGACAGCCTGCTGGACGGCATCGAGCACGTCGCGTTCGTGTACGGCGAGGTCGGCGACGGCGAGGACATCCTGGTGCGGGTGCACTCGGAGTGCCTCACCGGCGACGTGTTCGGCTCGCTGCGCTGCGACTGCGGCCCGCAGCTGGACACGGCGCTGCGGATCGTCGCCGACGAGGGCCGGGGTGTCGTGCTTTACATCCGCGGCCACGAGGGCCGTGGCATCGGCCTGCTGCACAAGCTGCAGGCCTATCAGCTGCAGGACCTGGGCGCGGACACGGTGGACGCGAACCTGGCGCTCGGGGTGCCCGCGGACGCCCGCGACTACGGCACGGGCGCGCAGATCCTGTGCGACCTGGGTGTGCGGTCGATGCGGCTGCTGACGAACAACCCGGCGAAGCGGATCGGCCTGGAGGGCTACGGCCTGAAGGTCACCGGCCGGGTGCCGCTGCCGATCTCGCCGAACCCGGAGAACCTGCGTTACCTGCGCACGAAGCGGGACCGGATGGGCCACGACCTGTCCAACCTGGAGGAGTTCGACCAGGTCGGCGCCGACCTGGAGGCACGGAACGGGAACGGTGCTGGGCAATGA
- a CDS encoding riboflavin synthase, whose protein sequence is MFTGIVEELGEITAVEQVPNAARLTVRGPVVTSDAKHGDSIAVSGVCLTVVDVFGAEFTVDVVHETLQRSRLARIAVGDRVNLERATAVGDRLGGHIMQGHVDGTGVFLSRDPDGLTRFALPAGLSRYVVEKGSIAVDGISLTVASVTNDEFSVALIPTTLELTTLGRAEPGDPVNLEVDVLAKYVEKLATPHLPGRTEHTGAGAGPKEDA, encoded by the coding sequence GTGTTCACCGGGATCGTCGAGGAGCTGGGCGAGATCACGGCAGTCGAGCAGGTTCCCAACGCCGCGCGGCTCACCGTGCGCGGGCCGGTGGTGACCTCCGACGCCAAGCACGGCGACTCGATCGCCGTCAGCGGGGTGTGCCTGACCGTCGTGGACGTGTTCGGCGCCGAGTTCACCGTCGACGTGGTGCACGAAACGTTGCAGCGCTCCCGGCTGGCCCGGATCGCCGTCGGTGACCGGGTGAACCTGGAGCGCGCGACCGCGGTCGGGGACCGGCTCGGCGGGCACATCATGCAGGGCCACGTCGACGGCACCGGGGTGTTCCTGTCCCGCGATCCGGACGGGCTGACCCGGTTCGCGCTGCCGGCGGGGCTGTCCCGTTACGTGGTGGAGAAGGGCTCGATCGCGGTCGACGGCATCTCGCTCACCGTGGCGAGTGTGACGAACGACGAGTTCTCCGTGGCGCTGATTCCGACGACACTGGAACTGACCACCCTCGGCCGTGCCGAGCCGGGTGATCCGGTGAACCTCGAGGTCGACGTGCTCGCCAAGTACGTGGAGAAGCTCGCGACGCCCCATCTGCCCGGCCGCACGGAGCACACTGGAGCCGGGGCAGGCCCGAAGGAGGACGCGTGA
- the rpe gene encoding ribulose-phosphate 3-epimerase, with translation MAHRPLIAPSILSADFARLGEEIHAVAGAGDTRADWVHVDVMDNHFVPNLTLGLPVVQSLLKSTDIPLDCHLMIEDPDRWAIGYAEAGAYNVTVHVEAAADPVMLAKNLRAAGAKAGLSIKPGTPLEDHVETLKHYDTLLVMSVEPGFGGQSFIPDVLEKVRTARRLVDTGHLKLVVEIDGGINADTIEQAAEAGVDCFVAGSAVYGAEDPGKAVAALRERAARAGAAH, from the coding sequence GTGGCCCACCGACCTCTCATCGCGCCCAGCATCCTGTCCGCCGACTTCGCCCGTCTGGGCGAGGAGATCCACGCCGTCGCCGGTGCCGGCGACACCCGGGCCGACTGGGTCCACGTGGACGTCATGGACAACCACTTCGTGCCCAACCTGACGCTGGGCCTGCCGGTCGTGCAGTCGCTGCTGAAGTCCACGGACATCCCGCTGGACTGCCACCTGATGATCGAGGACCCGGATCGCTGGGCCATCGGCTACGCCGAGGCCGGCGCCTACAACGTCACCGTGCACGTGGAGGCCGCCGCGGACCCGGTGATGCTGGCGAAGAACCTGCGCGCCGCGGGCGCCAAGGCCGGGCTGTCCATCAAGCCGGGCACGCCGCTCGAGGACCACGTCGAGACCCTCAAGCACTACGACACGCTGCTGGTGATGTCGGTCGAGCCGGGCTTCGGCGGCCAGTCGTTCATCCCGGACGTGCTGGAGAAGGTCCGCACCGCGCGCCGCCTCGTCGACACCGGCCACCTCAAGCTGGTCGTGGAGATCGACGGCGGCATCAACGCCGACACGATCGAGCAGGCCGCCGAGGCCGGCGTGGACTGCTTCGTCGCCGGCTCCGCCGTCTACGGCGCGGAAGACCCCGGCAAGGCCGTCGCGGCCCTGCGCGAACGTGCCGCCCGCGCCGGCGCGGCACACTGA
- a CDS encoding flavoprotein, with protein sequence MTVLGLIGSSCGGLDTRFRAELAAPAAARGHRLAITLTPTAHRWLEAAGELDPLAALTDLPVRATSRLPGEPRPHPDPPVFLFAPASANSVAKLALGIADNQALTVLGDVLGDPSVTIIVGYQVQDARFRHPAWRRHLDTLAEAGVRVRRLEYGKPWSEILDLLPASTG encoded by the coding sequence GTGACCGTCCTCGGCCTGATCGGCAGCTCGTGCGGGGGACTGGACACCCGGTTCCGCGCCGAGCTGGCCGCGCCTGCCGCCGCCCGCGGCCACCGGCTCGCGATCACGCTCACGCCGACCGCGCACCGCTGGCTGGAGGCGGCCGGAGAACTCGACCCGCTGGCCGCCCTGACCGACCTGCCGGTCCGCGCCACCTCACGGCTGCCCGGCGAACCGCGCCCGCACCCGGACCCGCCGGTGTTCCTGTTCGCGCCGGCGTCGGCCAACTCGGTCGCCAAGCTCGCGCTGGGCATCGCCGACAACCAGGCCCTCACCGTCCTGGGTGACGTGCTCGGCGACCCGTCCGTCACGATCATCGTCGGCTACCAGGTGCAGGACGCCCGGTTCCGGCACCCGGCCTGGCGGCGGCACCTGGACACCCTCGCCGAGGCCGGCGTGCGGGTGCGGCGGCTGGAGTACGGCAAGCCCTGGTCGGAGATCCTGGACCTGCTGCCGGCGTCCACAGGATGA